Proteins found in one Fibrobacter sp. UWEL genomic segment:
- a CDS encoding SPOR domain-containing protein has protein sequence MTIAVGAFAQTTAPVTLADAQKAYVGGNWKEAAAAYEKVCPSQPKETQVSCNLWGVLALSQVGDAKSFKKAGTRLDSLINVTSPQHENYADLVMTRAQFMLYLGKYDRAAEELIHAIETSRPNQSLVLQKVCSAVLSRTKSDELSERCESLKHPAAEAPKPAETKPAEVKQAEVKPAEVKPAPVEAKPVETKPAEPVAAPATPATPVAATVSAPAVPASAAPEAAKPAEEYWILQLGAFGVRENANLLVTNLKKQKISSTIVEMPRGERTLYLVQTGHFSTREEANAFGEKALQPLNVEFQPLLKK, from the coding sequence TTGACTATTGCAGTAGGGGCTTTCGCCCAGACGACCGCTCCCGTTACCTTGGCTGATGCCCAGAAGGCATATGTCGGCGGCAACTGGAAAGAAGCCGCGGCCGCCTACGAAAAGGTTTGTCCCAGCCAGCCCAAGGAAACGCAAGTGAGTTGTAACCTGTGGGGAGTGCTCGCCTTGTCTCAGGTAGGCGACGCCAAATCCTTCAAGAAAGCAGGAACCCGACTGGACAGTCTTATTAACGTAACCAGCCCTCAGCACGAAAACTACGCCGACCTGGTCATGACCCGAGCTCAGTTCATGCTGTACCTGGGCAAGTACGATCGCGCAGCCGAAGAACTGATTCACGCTATTGAAACATCCAGACCCAACCAGAGCCTGGTGCTCCAGAAGGTCTGTTCTGCAGTCCTTTCCAGAACCAAGTCCGACGAGCTCTCCGAACGCTGCGAAAGCCTGAAGCATCCTGCTGCAGAAGCTCCCAAGCCCGCTGAAACTAAACCTGCAGAAGTAAAGCAGGCCGAAGTGAAGCCCGCAGAAGTGAAACCTGCTCCCGTAGAAGCAAAGCCTGTAGAAACAAAACCCGCAGAACCCGTCGCAGCCCCTGCAACACCAGCCACTCCAGTCGCCGCAACCGTTTCTGCCCCCGCAGTACCGGCTTCTGCCGCTCCTGAAGCCGCCAAACCGGCAGAAGAATACTGGATTTTACAGCTTGGAGCCTTTGGAGTACGTGAAAACGCCAACCTCTTGGTCACAAACCTTAAGAAACAGAAGATTTCCAGCACCATCGTAGAGATGCCCCGTGGGGAAAGAACCCTCTATCTGGTACAAACCGGTCATTTTTCCACCAGGGAAGAAGCAAATGCCTTCGGAGAAAAGGCACTTCAGCCCCTAAATGTGGAATTTCAGCCACTTCTTAAGAAATAA
- the miaB gene encoding tRNA (N6-isopentenyl adenosine(37)-C2)-methylthiotransferase MiaB, whose product MKKYYLATYGCQMNEYDSALIAQKLDMEGCMETGDIQEADFIIVNTCSVREKAEDTAFANISKYRKLKKANPDLKVVVCGCMAKNRGPEILKRLKVVNYVVGPDQYKNIPELLLAGPESPLHKTHHRMFLDEDISQNYVGDYAKVKHDFSTFVTIQRGCNKRCSYCIVPYLRGPEKYRDMNDVLAEVQKAADKGITEVMLLGQTVNAYKNGDNNFADLLTRVSEIGGIERIRFTSPHPRHYTNELIDVLLNNPKVCHYAHIPIQSGSDAMLKKMRRQHNMEQYMSVIEQLRSKDPLYGISTDVICGFVGETDADFEDTMKAFEACQFDSAYMFIYSPRKGTESYKETETLTEEEKSARHSRLVELQNSITKKRNELMLGRTETLLVEGSSSRDAGELMGKTDNFKKVIFKPEGRIIKPGDYVKVKIDDIRGWTLRGTLVNE is encoded by the coding sequence ATGAAAAAATATTACTTGGCCACTTACGGCTGCCAGATGAACGAATACGACTCGGCCCTCATTGCCCAGAAGCTGGACATGGAAGGCTGCATGGAAACCGGTGACATCCAGGAAGCCGATTTCATTATCGTCAACACCTGCTCCGTTCGCGAGAAGGCTGAAGACACCGCCTTCGCCAACATCAGCAAGTACCGCAAGCTGAAAAAAGCCAATCCTGACTTGAAGGTGGTTGTTTGCGGCTGCATGGCCAAGAACCGCGGTCCGGAAATTCTGAAGCGACTGAAGGTCGTGAACTACGTGGTAGGCCCGGACCAGTACAAGAATATTCCCGAGTTGCTGTTGGCAGGCCCCGAAAGCCCGCTGCACAAGACCCATCACCGCATGTTCCTGGACGAAGATATTTCCCAGAACTACGTGGGCGATTACGCCAAGGTGAAGCACGACTTTAGTACCTTCGTTACCATCCAGCGTGGATGCAACAAGCGCTGCAGCTACTGCATCGTGCCTTACCTGCGTGGCCCTGAAAAGTACCGCGACATGAACGACGTTCTGGCCGAAGTCCAGAAGGCTGCAGACAAGGGCATTACGGAAGTAATGCTGCTGGGTCAGACGGTGAACGCCTACAAGAACGGCGACAACAATTTTGCAGATCTGCTCACACGCGTGTCTGAGATTGGCGGCATTGAACGCATTCGCTTTACCAGCCCTCACCCCAGGCACTATACCAACGAGCTCATCGACGTTCTGCTGAACAATCCCAAGGTTTGTCATTACGCCCACATTCCTATCCAGAGCGGAAGCGACGCTATGCTGAAGAAGATGCGTCGCCAGCACAACATGGAACAGTACATGAGCGTCATCGAGCAGCTTCGCAGCAAGGACCCGCTGTACGGCATTTCTACGGACGTAATCTGCGGTTTTGTTGGTGAAACCGACGCAGACTTTGAAGATACCATGAAGGCATTTGAGGCCTGCCAGTTCGACAGCGCCTACATGTTTATCTACAGTCCCCGTAAGGGAACCGAATCCTACAAGGAAACGGAAACCCTGACGGAAGAAGAAAAGTCCGCACGCCACAGTCGCTTGGTGGAATTACAGAACTCCATTACCAAGAAGCGCAACGAACTTATGCTGGGCCGTACCGAAACCTTGCTGGTAGAAGGCAGCTCCAGCCGCGACGCTGGCGAGCTCATGGGCAAGACCGACAACTTCAAGAAGGTAATCTTCAAGCCCGAAGGTCGCATCATCAAGCCCGGCGATTACGTGAAGGTAAAAATTGACGACATCCGCGGCTGGACCTTGCGCGGAACACTGGTCAATGAATAA
- a CDS encoding TIGR02171 family protein: MMATACDSGSDATVSGSPVDIEDSAIEGMLRVHSAGGFAMLGTDKKAKAMERPQMRVKFDYDYSIGRSEVTCGEFLELQKDRHFDLKCENDSLPVADVTYYDAVLFANAKSKSLKKDTAYTYSSASFDNEGRCTNLEGFVYHPEVEGVRLPTEAEWTLVANKVWDPINSWNAENSDYKVHQVCSMDLGSDGICDMAGNVMEWVNDWLGNFADTTIINYAGAPDGGNLRQRVLKGGSYRDAAKDMKLYSRGDVYTVTSETHKEYIGFRLAYGAIPDAQWMDNRGDASSSRVIPLASPLAIRNMTGTYQAKIVFRNEETGNLDVVDFSSGVASVFEIRDTLAVYHPVISPDGKKVAFSTGTEGVSGTSSLYVRNLNSTGSNLVKLDVPSAAIPRWMVYMGDTSIVYVTDAGNNEDTQAFLKQSTWRVRFKDGKFGTPYKILDGAYHSGVDVLGSFGISGARKLRAHVSGIDTVWFNGDQACNASLSKDGSKKTLFLDFGSKKRDGYEGESYGVHERILMVDSLGNLVDEYPSPENYAFDHTEWVSDHLVIASLTANNGAHEKIVMVNTQDSSVTELVEGNELWHPDFWFKSQGDSDDELLDFDSAGVYYSAGIPFSGLDLRVKMEDFWTNKDEATVVALGSSRVMFGLNEKAFESGVLVNMGYSSGDFSGMNFLFRNYVLNHTDAKFVVVEFSPDFMITDDNTSWNLIYLRSPGFLYDQHHNFWPDGVSNAFVTAVKDSYKPTDSLSLPYTYDEILLPTEGWGSPLIYRDSNEVEKTYKESILANLETLRNMCKLAKERDIRLIALIPPLNPKYRETGAFGLYGISRSSALALIDSVKQMDLVLMDENKMGYHDYGSNMAYNTDHLSKNGAAQLTRRLDSLIRTLK, encoded by the coding sequence ATGATGGCTACCGCCTGCGACAGTGGTTCTGATGCTACTGTCTCAGGTTCTCCCGTTGATATTGAGGATAGCGCCATTGAGGGAATGCTTCGTGTTCATTCTGCAGGTGGATTCGCCATGCTGGGGACCGACAAGAAGGCTAAGGCCATGGAACGTCCCCAAATGCGGGTGAAATTTGACTATGATTATTCTATAGGACGTTCTGAGGTTACCTGCGGTGAGTTTTTAGAACTTCAGAAGGATCGTCATTTCGATTTGAAATGTGAAAATGATTCTCTTCCCGTTGCCGATGTAACTTATTATGATGCAGTTCTTTTTGCGAATGCCAAAAGCAAGAGCCTGAAAAAGGACACCGCCTATACATACTCGTCAGCCTCCTTTGACAATGAAGGTCGCTGCACGAATCTGGAAGGCTTTGTTTATCATCCGGAAGTAGAGGGTGTTCGCCTGCCTACAGAAGCGGAATGGACCCTGGTGGCAAACAAGGTCTGGGATCCTATAAATAGCTGGAATGCGGAAAATTCCGATTACAAGGTCCATCAGGTTTGCTCTATGGATTTGGGCTCCGACGGCATTTGTGATATGGCGGGCAACGTCATGGAATGGGTGAATGACTGGCTGGGCAATTTTGCAGATACTACCATTATCAATTATGCGGGTGCTCCCGATGGAGGCAACCTTAGGCAACGTGTCCTGAAGGGGGGCAGCTATCGCGATGCTGCAAAGGACATGAAACTTTATAGCCGTGGTGATGTCTATACGGTAACCTCTGAAACCCATAAGGAATATATCGGCTTCCGTCTGGCTTACGGCGCCATTCCCGATGCTCAATGGATGGACAATCGTGGGGATGCGTCTTCTAGCAGAGTGATCCCTCTGGCAAGTCCTCTTGCGATTCGTAACATGACGGGAACGTACCAGGCTAAAATCGTCTTCCGTAATGAGGAAACGGGAAACCTGGACGTGGTTGATTTTTCCTCTGGGGTGGCTTCCGTTTTTGAAATTCGCGATACCCTCGCTGTGTACCATCCGGTTATTTCTCCCGATGGAAAGAAGGTGGCGTTTAGTACGGGAACGGAAGGCGTTTCTGGAACATCGTCTCTTTATGTCCGCAACTTGAATTCCACGGGATCAAACCTGGTAAAGCTGGATGTTCCCTCTGCGGCGATTCCCCGTTGGATGGTTTACATGGGGGATACCTCCATCGTGTACGTTACCGATGCAGGAAACAATGAGGATACCCAAGCTTTTTTGAAACAGTCCACCTGGCGAGTTCGCTTTAAGGATGGAAAATTTGGAACGCCTTATAAAATACTTGATGGAGCTTATCACAGCGGGGTCGATGTCCTTGGGTCCTTTGGTATATCGGGTGCAAGAAAACTCCGTGCCCATGTTTCTGGAATCGATACCGTTTGGTTCAATGGGGATCAGGCCTGTAATGCATCTCTTTCTAAGGATGGTTCCAAGAAAACTCTATTCCTGGATTTTGGAAGCAAAAAGCGAGACGGCTATGAAGGCGAATCCTACGGTGTTCACGAACGCATCCTGATGGTGGATAGCTTGGGCAATCTTGTGGATGAATATCCTTCTCCGGAAAATTATGCCTTTGACCATACGGAATGGGTTTCGGATCATCTAGTGATTGCTAGCCTCACTGCAAATAATGGCGCCCACGAAAAAATCGTAATGGTCAACACCCAGGATTCTTCCGTGACTGAACTTGTGGAAGGAAATGAACTTTGGCATCCTGATTTCTGGTTTAAAAGCCAGGGGGATTCGGATGATGAATTGCTGGACTTCGATAGCGCGGGCGTCTACTATTCCGCTGGCATTCCGTTCTCTGGTCTGGATTTGAGAGTCAAGATGGAAGACTTCTGGACGAATAAGGACGAAGCTACTGTGGTCGCTCTTGGAAGCTCCAGAGTGATGTTTGGCCTGAATGAGAAGGCTTTTGAATCTGGAGTCCTTGTGAACATGGGGTACTCTTCCGGTGATTTCTCCGGAATGAATTTCCTCTTTAGAAACTACGTTCTGAACCATACTGATGCGAAGTTTGTTGTGGTGGAATTTTCTCCGGATTTCATGATTACGGATGATAACACCAGCTGGAATTTAATTTATCTGAGATCTCCTGGATTTCTGTATGATCAACACCATAATTTCTGGCCTGATGGGGTAAGTAATGCGTTCGTGACTGCGGTGAAGGATTCCTACAAACCGACAGACTCCTTGTCCTTACCCTACACCTACGATGAAATTCTATTGCCTACCGAAGGATGGGGCAGTCCTTTGATTTACCGTGATTCCAATGAAGTGGAGAAAACCTATAAGGAAAGCATTCTCGCCAATTTGGAAACCCTTCGTAATATGTGTAAACTGGCTAAGGAAAGGGATATTCGTCTTATCGCCCTCATTCCACCCCTAAATCCAAAGTACAGAGAAACGGGGGCTTTCGGTCTTTATGGAATCAGTAGGTCTTCTGCATTGGCCTTGATCGACTCTGTTAAGCAAATGGATCTTGTCTTGATGGATGAAAACAAGATGGGATACCATGACTACGGTAGCAACATGGCTTACAATACGGACCACCTTTCCAAAAATGGTGCAGCCCAGCTCACCCGTCGCCTAGATTCCCTGATCCGTACATTAAAGTAG
- a CDS encoding killer suppression protein HigA, whose product MKILFADRELELCATSKSVALKTMGKVRANLYLKRIRTMMSVDNFEQLKCYSGNFHELVGNRKGQWACNLDQPYRLVSKGAEPNETVLWKNVSEATVLEIVDYH is encoded by the coding sequence TTGAAAATTTTGTTTGCCGATAGAGAATTGGAATTGTGTGCAACCAGCAAGTCTGTGGCGTTGAAAACCATGGGTAAGGTAAGGGCGAATCTATACCTTAAAAGAATTAGAACGATGATGTCTGTTGATAACTTTGAACAGTTGAAATGCTATTCAGGCAACTTTCATGAATTGGTTGGAAATCGCAAGGGTCAATGGGCCTGCAATTTGGATCAACCTTATCGTTTGGTTTCAAAAGGTGCAGAACCAAATGAAACGGTTCTTTGGAAAAATGTATCTGAGGCTACTGTTCTTGAAATTGTGGATTACCATTAG
- a CDS encoding HigA family addiction module antitoxin: protein MTEEKELEIWGVVSPGDILEEKLEEMGMDVNEFAQRIGYTPKTVNELLKGKCRVTTEVALNLEYVTEIPASNWLNMQRYYEEDLMRKKMRESLNSKPLWRKDFPLPELAPRNWINDLDNKEDNVSPILRFFKVSSPKAWMDYYLSADLKVAFRISLAEAQDPYAASVWLRRGEILAEAIPMEKQNDKKIRSALKKALPQFIELAKKYGDQSTQGAPGEIDEGMQKLHEFGLTLGVKILYVQNFKSAPIHGMARWYRDIPIIQIHDRFEDRRAFWYTFFHELSHIILHGKKDIFIKNVYHGNKNPQKEEEADLFAQKCMVDAGLEMDAKLRKFVSV, encoded by the coding sequence ATGACTGAGGAAAAAGAATTGGAAATTTGGGGTGTTGTTTCCCCTGGTGATATCCTTGAGGAAAAGCTTGAAGAAATGGGGATGGATGTCAATGAATTCGCTCAACGAATAGGATACACGCCCAAAACGGTAAATGAACTTCTTAAGGGAAAGTGTCGTGTTACAACGGAAGTCGCTTTGAATCTTGAGTACGTAACGGAAATTCCTGCTAGTAATTGGCTGAATATGCAGCGGTATTACGAAGAAGATCTTATGCGAAAAAAGATGCGTGAGTCCCTCAACAGCAAGCCTTTGTGGCGTAAGGATTTTCCGTTGCCGGAACTTGCTCCCCGCAACTGGATCAATGACCTTGATAACAAGGAAGATAACGTCTCTCCCATATTGCGATTCTTTAAGGTTTCATCACCGAAGGCTTGGATGGATTATTATCTCAGTGCCGACCTTAAGGTTGCGTTTCGAATTTCCCTTGCGGAGGCGCAGGATCCGTATGCAGCTTCGGTATGGCTTCGTCGCGGTGAAATTCTTGCGGAGGCGATTCCTATGGAAAAGCAGAACGACAAGAAGATTCGTTCTGCACTCAAGAAAGCGTTGCCGCAATTTATTGAGTTGGCGAAAAAGTATGGCGATCAATCTACCCAAGGTGCACCTGGCGAAATTGACGAAGGTATGCAGAAACTTCACGAGTTTGGCCTGACTTTAGGCGTGAAAATTCTCTATGTCCAGAATTTCAAGAGCGCGCCTATTCACGGCATGGCCCGCTGGTACCGCGATATTCCCATTATCCAGATTCATGACCGCTTCGAAGACCGTAGGGCTTTCTGGTACACTTTCTTCCATGAGTTGTCCCACATTATTCTTCACGGGAAAAAGGACATCTTCATCAAGAATGTGTATCACGGCAACAAGAATCCGCAAAAAGAAGAAGAGGCGGACCTCTTCGCGCAAAAATGCATGGTGGATGCCGGCCTTGAAATGGATGCAAAACTGCGAAAGTTTGTCAGCGTGTAA
- a CDS encoding HAD family hydrolase, which translates to MKNIVETTSSEKIQDLIATKELFIFDLDGTMFNSLGDLAPAVNFALRHFGIPEISKENVRSCIGNGSRNLIKRSVASGIMFSAGKTAGEPDASKSDADHLDVRDKEAVDAILGRAGFDEAKIDEVLKVYSAYYWDHCTIETEPYAGVLEFIDWICGSESRGEGKKIAAMLTNKPVAPAKKILKKFGLINSGDAAGEYDSVCTDNSAAVIPSEHRVNKIVTYLCGDTTPERKPGPGGIYAILEKLGVAPEKAVMIGDDTPDVMAAKNAGIDSIICLEGFGRPENLLPLEPKYTIGHIKDLLTR; encoded by the coding sequence ATGAAAAACATTGTCGAAACAACGTCTAGCGAAAAGATCCAGGATTTGATCGCCACCAAGGAACTGTTCATTTTTGACTTGGACGGGACCATGTTCAATAGCCTGGGGGATTTGGCCCCGGCTGTGAATTTTGCGTTAAGGCATTTCGGCATTCCTGAAATTTCAAAAGAGAACGTGCGCAGCTGCATCGGGAACGGGTCAAGAAATTTGATTAAAAGGTCCGTGGCCTCGGGCATAATGTTCAGCGCAGGCAAGACCGCCGGTGAGCCAGATGCAAGCAAGAGCGACGCAGACCATCTGGATGTCCGCGACAAGGAAGCTGTCGACGCGATTTTAGGTAGAGCAGGCTTCGACGAAGCAAAAATCGACGAAGTTCTGAAAGTTTACTCCGCATACTACTGGGACCACTGCACCATCGAAACAGAACCTTACGCAGGGGTACTGGAATTCATCGACTGGATTTGTGGCAGCGAAAGCCGCGGCGAAGGCAAGAAAATCGCCGCCATGCTCACTAACAAGCCTGTGGCACCGGCAAAGAAAATCCTGAAAAAGTTCGGGTTAATTAACAGCGGGGACGCCGCAGGCGAATACGACTCGGTTTGTACGGACAACTCTGCCGCTGTTATTCCGAGTGAGCACCGCGTAAACAAAATCGTCACGTACCTTTGCGGTGATACCACACCGGAACGCAAGCCCGGCCCCGGCGGCATTTACGCGATTTTGGAAAAACTGGGCGTAGCCCCCGAAAAAGCTGTCATGATTGGCGACGACACTCCCGACGTCATGGCCGCCAAGAACGCAGGCATCGACAGCATCATCTGCCTAGAAGGTTTCGGCCGCCCCGAAAATCTGCTACCCTTGGAACCCAAATACACCATCGGGCATATCAAGGATTTGCTTACACGCTGA
- a CDS encoding sensor domain-containing diguanylate cyclase, with the protein MILTVSMTLAVLCGVYIYTQKQMTQIVERAFSNGKNLLAQKALFANDEMVQFGKRLKLLARTSEIQSMDPIVVANYLKSYSVSDLFNKSELVTVYDKANNFICNNSMVGMENENTYPVDFTRLTPHNAYNFPWYRDHSDPYPKRIVGINIANRAQGGDGNLIAVFSASRIWKKLESTTPSQHEILVAVNGNGEILYHPDLNKWVAKPHKISELGINIPNIKTYSVPKPEFITSYTGKQYLVNFEYNPDYDLGLFLFQPKSDIDAQAATTKQISLVIMIVFMIVIAIMAIWMYRLLGRPLNTLIYHISRITNGELDIAEIKVGKRNDEIGRLAATFNQMHETIRRQIEELNSHRDMLEQEVKERTKELEEANRRLDMISKTDELTGLPNRREMNETIANEIGRTQRSNKPFCFIFIDIDHFKAINDTYGHACGDEILKAVAQTVRGLLRKYDVFARYGGEEFLTLLPETDLEGAAIVAERFRRKIEMMTVHYGDYTINITITLGVSRFDHRLGADRSIQMADKALYQGKESGRNQVVVWQPEWVTDADYEAAAIELAELQKSADKNQPEA; encoded by the coding sequence TTGATTTTGACGGTTTCCATGACGCTGGCAGTCCTCTGTGGCGTGTATATCTATACACAGAAGCAGATGACCCAGATTGTGGAGAGGGCTTTCTCCAATGGCAAAAATCTCCTTGCCCAAAAGGCTTTGTTTGCTAATGACGAAATGGTCCAGTTCGGCAAGCGCCTGAAGCTCCTTGCCCGAACCTCTGAAATCCAGAGCATGGATCCCATTGTCGTCGCCAACTACTTAAAGAGTTATTCCGTATCAGACTTGTTCAACAAGTCCGAACTGGTAACTGTCTACGACAAGGCAAATAACTTCATTTGCAACAACTCCATGGTAGGAATGGAAAATGAAAACACCTACCCAGTGGACTTTACCCGACTGACGCCGCACAACGCCTACAATTTCCCCTGGTATAGAGATCATTCCGACCCCTATCCCAAGCGCATCGTAGGTATCAATATTGCAAACCGCGCTCAAGGCGGTGACGGAAACCTAATTGCAGTTTTCTCGGCAAGCCGTATCTGGAAGAAACTGGAATCTACAACGCCTTCCCAGCACGAAATCCTGGTAGCAGTAAATGGCAACGGCGAAATTCTGTACCATCCTGATTTAAACAAGTGGGTCGCCAAGCCTCACAAGATTTCCGAGCTCGGCATAAATATTCCAAACATTAAGACCTATAGCGTTCCTAAGCCGGAATTCATCACGTCTTACACAGGTAAACAGTACCTGGTCAATTTTGAGTATAATCCGGATTACGACTTAGGATTGTTCCTTTTCCAGCCCAAGAGCGACATTGACGCACAGGCCGCTACAACCAAGCAAATCAGCCTTGTCATCATGATTGTATTCATGATAGTCATCGCCATTATGGCCATCTGGATGTACCGACTGCTGGGCCGTCCCCTAAACACTTTAATCTATCACATTAGCAGAATCACTAACGGTGAACTAGATATTGCAGAAATTAAGGTGGGAAAGCGTAACGACGAAATCGGCCGACTGGCAGCAACCTTCAACCAGATGCACGAAACCATCAGGCGCCAGATTGAAGAACTGAATTCCCATCGTGATATGCTGGAACAGGAAGTCAAGGAAAGAACCAAGGAATTGGAAGAAGCAAACCGTCGACTGGACATGATTTCCAAGACAGACGAACTGACAGGACTGCCTAACCGTCGCGAAATGAACGAGACCATCGCGAACGAAATTGGAAGAACCCAGCGTTCCAACAAACCATTCTGCTTCATCTTCATTGATATTGACCACTTCAAGGCTATTAATGACACCTACGGCCATGCCTGCGGTGACGAGATTTTGAAGGCCGTCGCACAGACCGTTCGGGGTTTACTACGCAAGTATGATGTATTCGCCCGCTATGGTGGTGAAGAATTCCTGACCTTGCTCCCGGAAACAGATCTGGAAGGTGCAGCAATCGTCGCAGAACGCTTCCGCCGCAAGATCGAGATGATGACAGTCCATTACGGCGATTATACCATCAATATCACCATTACCTTGGGTGTTTCCCGCTTTGACCATCGACTGGGCGCAGACCGCAGTATCCAGATGGCAGACAAGGCCCTCTATCAAGGTAAGGAATCCGGACGTAACCAAGTGGTTGTATGGCAACCCGAATGGGTTACAGACGCCGACTATGAAGCAGCCGCCATCGAGCTGGCCGAACTTCAAAAAAGCGCCGATAAAAACCAACCCGAAGCATAA